Proteins from one Deinococcus seoulensis genomic window:
- a CDS encoding HPr family phosphocarrier protein, producing the protein MEQPTEQNFIVTAEHGLHARPAAQLVQVAAPFASAIELVTADKAVNLKSMMSVMGVGLASGASFSVRATGDDAQAAVDAIAARLEEQGLARRA; encoded by the coding sequence ATGGAACAGCCCACCGAACAGAACTTCATCGTCACCGCCGAACACGGCCTGCACGCCCGCCCCGCCGCCCAGCTCGTGCAGGTGGCCGCGCCGTTCGCCAGCGCCATCGAACTCGTCACCGCCGACAAGGCCGTGAACCTCAAGAGCATGATGTCCGTCATGGGTGTCGGTCTTGCCAGTGGCGCCAGCTTCAGCGTCCGCGCGACCGGGGACGACGCGCAGGCTGCCGTGGATGCCATTGCCGCCCGCCTGGAAGAACAGGGCCTCGCCCGCCGTGCCTGA
- the ptsG gene encoding glucose-specific PTS transporter subunit IIBC, whose translation MTTPTTTPATAPGKPPRKTAFAALQEIGKALMLPVAVLPAAGLLLGFGSAFNDPSYSWYASIPDWLHFVGKMMVGASDVIFGNLPVIFALGVAIGLAGGAGVAALAALVGFLVMHATISAYLGLGDAATFDTLSAASKGAYARVLGINSLQTGVFGGILMGLLAAFLYNRYKDIRLPAFLGFFAGRRFVPIVTAASAIVVGILLTYLWPPVQQGLNAFSTVATEGAPVAASGIFGFVNRLLIPFGLHHIWYQPFWFIAGDFVKPDGSVVHGDLTRYIAGDKSAGIFMTGFFPIMLFALPAAALAIVQEARPERRKVIAGIMGSAALTSFLTGITEPIEFSFMFVAPLLYVFHAAMTGLSFMVMNILGSHSGFTFSGGAIDYFLLMPKSTRAWLVPVVGLVFAAVYYVVFRAVIRRFNIMTPGREEVSSEDTAAATVRAAGGDRELAVDILRALGGPSNISNLDACITRLRVSVNDRSRVNKSQLQMLGAAGVLEVGNSVQAVYGTRSDQLKEEMRRVIEEGAYTEANPAATRPADATPTQVRTGPPAPAITAQPNPIPQTAGGAPALPADFTLPMPGRVLPITDVPDPVFSGRVMGDGFAIEPTGGRVVAPVSGEVVTLFPTGHAIGLRADSGLEVLVHVGIDTVSLNGEGFTARVAQGDRVTAGQTLVDVDLDAVRPRVPSLITPVIFTNLAPDQSVQIDGQTVTLKS comes from the coding sequence GTGACCACACCCACCACCACGCCCGCCACCGCGCCGGGCAAACCGCCCCGCAAGACCGCCTTTGCCGCCCTGCAGGAGATCGGCAAGGCCCTGATGCTCCCGGTCGCGGTCCTGCCCGCCGCCGGGTTGCTGCTGGGCTTCGGCTCGGCCTTCAACGACCCCAGTTACTCCTGGTACGCCAGCATTCCCGACTGGCTGCACTTCGTCGGCAAGATGATGGTCGGCGCGTCCGACGTGATCTTCGGGAACCTCCCGGTCATCTTCGCGCTGGGCGTCGCCATCGGCCTCGCGGGCGGCGCGGGCGTGGCGGCCCTGGCCGCGCTGGTCGGCTTTCTGGTCATGCACGCCACCATCAGCGCCTACCTGGGCCTGGGTGACGCCGCGACCTTCGACACCCTGAGCGCCGCCAGCAAGGGCGCGTACGCCAGGGTGCTGGGCATCAACTCGCTGCAGACCGGCGTGTTCGGCGGCATCCTGATGGGCCTGCTCGCCGCGTTCCTGTACAACCGCTACAAGGACATCCGCCTGCCCGCCTTCCTGGGCTTCTTCGCGGGCCGCCGCTTCGTGCCGATCGTCACGGCCGCCTCGGCCATCGTGGTCGGCATCCTGCTGACCTACCTGTGGCCGCCGGTGCAGCAGGGCCTGAACGCCTTCTCGACGGTGGCGACCGAGGGTGCGCCCGTCGCGGCCAGTGGCATCTTCGGCTTCGTGAACCGCCTGCTGATCCCGTTCGGGCTGCACCACATCTGGTACCAGCCGTTCTGGTTCATCGCCGGTGACTTCGTCAAACCCGACGGCAGCGTCGTGCACGGCGACCTGACCCGCTACATCGCCGGGGACAAGAGCGCCGGGATCTTCATGACCGGCTTCTTCCCGATCATGCTGTTCGCCCTGCCCGCCGCCGCGCTGGCCATCGTGCAGGAAGCCCGCCCGGAGAGGCGCAAGGTCATTGCCGGGATCATGGGCAGCGCGGCCCTGACCTCCTTCCTGACCGGCATCACCGAACCGATCGAGTTCTCGTTCATGTTCGTCGCGCCGCTGCTGTACGTGTTCCACGCCGCCATGACCGGCCTGAGCTTCATGGTCATGAACATCCTCGGTTCGCACAGCGGCTTCACCTTCAGCGGCGGCGCCATCGACTACTTCTTGCTGATGCCCAAGAGCACCCGCGCGTGGCTGGTGCCGGTCGTGGGCCTCGTGTTCGCCGCCGTGTACTACGTGGTGTTCCGCGCTGTCATCCGCCGTTTCAACATCATGACCCCCGGCCGTGAGGAGGTCAGCAGCGAGGACACCGCCGCCGCCACCGTCCGCGCCGCCGGTGGGGACCGCGAACTGGCCGTGGACATCCTGCGCGCCCTGGGTGGCCCCAGCAACATCAGCAACCTCGACGCCTGCATCACCCGCCTGCGCGTCAGCGTGAACGACAGGAGCCGCGTGAATAAAAGCCAGCTCCAGATGCTCGGCGCTGCCGGCGTGCTGGAGGTCGGCAACAGCGTGCAGGCCGTGTACGGCACCCGCAGCGACCAGCTGAAAGAGGAGATGCGCCGCGTGATCGAGGAAGGCGCGTACACCGAGGCCAACCCCGCCGCGACCCGCCCCGCCGACGCCACGCCCACCCAGGTCCGCACCGGCCCGCCCGCCCCGGCCATCACCGCCCAGCCCAACCCCATCCCGCAGACCGCTGGCGGCGCGCCCGCCCTGCCCGCCGACTTCACGCTGCCCATGCCGGGGCGCGTGCTGCCCATCACGGACGTCCCCGACCCCGTTTTCAGCGGCCGGGTCATGGGCGACGGCTTCGCCATCGAACCCACGGGCGGCCGCGTCGTCGCCCCCGTCAGCGGCGAGGTCGTCACGCTGTTCCCCACCGGTCACGCCATCGGCCTGCGCGCCGACAGTGGCCTGGAAGTCCTCGTGCACGTCGGCATCGACACCGTCAGCCTGAACGGCGAGGGCTTCACCGCCCGCGTCGCGCAGGGCGACCGCGTGACCGCCGGGCAGACCCTGGTGGACGTGGATCTGGACGCGGTGCGCCCCCGCGTGCCCAGCCTGATCACGCCCGTGATCTTCACCAACCTCGCCCCGGACCAGAGCGTGCAGATCGACGGTCAGACCGTCACCCTCAAGTCCTGA